A genomic stretch from Acinonyx jubatus isolate Ajub_Pintada_27869175 chromosome E2, VMU_Ajub_asm_v1.0, whole genome shotgun sequence includes:
- the CAPN12 gene encoding calpain-12 isoform X2: MRFSFVGGGRRIWDPGRRIPEDSGTSLATEVTVQGTPAGGRSLPGPRLEFCAEPQFICEDMSRTDVCQGRLGNCWFLAAAASLTLYPRLLCRVVPPGQGFQGGYAGVFHFQLWQFGRWVDVVVDDRLPVRDGKLMFVRSDQRNEFWAPLLEKAYAKLHGSYEVMRGGHMNEAFVDFTGGVGEVLYLRRDTPGLFSALRHALAKESLVGATALSDRGEYRTEDGLVKGHAYSVTGTYKVSLGFTKVRLLRLRNPWGRVEWTGAWSDSCPRWDALPAECRDTLLVKKEDGEFWMGLEDFVRCFNTVQVCSLSPEVLGPSPAGGGWHIHTFQGRWVRGFNSGGSQPGNETFWTNPQFRLTLLEPDEEEDDDEEGPWGGWGAAGAWGPARGGRIPKCTVLLSLIQRNRRRLRAQGLTYLTVGFHVFQIPEELLGLWDSPRSRALLPGLLRADRSPFCARRDVSRRCRLRPGHYLVVPSAARAGDEADFTLRVFSERRHTAVEIDDVISADLHALLVPYVPLELGLEQLFQELAGEEEALSAPQLQTLLSIALEPARSHARTPREIGLRTCEQLLRCFGNGQSLTLYHFQQLWGHLLEWQATFDKFDEDASGTMNSYELRLALNAAGFHLNNQLTQALTSRYRDSRLQVDFERFVSCAAQLTCIFRHCSRQLEGGEGVVCLTRRQHLRPEAKSRRDPLRLCPARGAGALARSGGSERRRGSQPARSGFWLQCPPAGRCWPRGSLHLSALCSPHPDAGMATAPFSRRLHDLALGAWQEWVPG; the protein is encoded by the exons ATGCGTTTTTCTTTCGTTGGCGGGGGAAGGCGTATCTGGGACCCTGGAC GAAGAATACCTGAGGACTCAGGGACATCTCTTGCCACAGAGGTGACAGTGCAGGGGACCCCCGCTGGGGGTAGAAGTCTGCCAGGACCCAGACTG gAGTTTTGCGCCGAGCCCCAGTTCATCTGTGAGGATATGAGCCGAACAGACGTGTGTCAGGGGCGTCTAG GTAACTGCTGGTTTCTTGCGGCCGCTGCCTCCCTCACTCTGTATCCCCGGCTCCTGTGCCGGGTGGTGCCCCCTGGACAGGGGTTCCAAGGGGGCTATGCAGGTGTCTTCCACTTCCAG CTCTGGCAGTTTGGCCGCTGGGTGGACGTCGTGGTGGACGACAGGCTGCCGGTGCGTGACGGGAAGCTGATGTTCGTGCGCTCGGATCAGCGGAACGAGTTCTGGGCCCCGCTCCTGGAAAAGGCCTATGCCAA GCTCCACGGCTCCTATGAGGTGATGCGAGGCGGCCACATGAATGAGGCCTTCGTGGACTTCACAGGCGGCGTGGGCGAGGTACTCTACCTGAGGCGAGACACCCCAGGCCTCTTCTCCGCCCTGCGCCATGCCTTGGCCAAGGAGTCCCTCGTGGGCGCCACTGCCCTG AGTGATCGGGGCGAGTACCGCACCGAAGACGGGCTGGTGAAGGGACACGCGTATTCAGTCACGGGCACATACAAG GTGTCCCTGGGCTTCACCAAGGTGCGGCTGCTGCGGCTGCGGAACCCATGGGGCCGCGTGGAGTGGACCGGGGCCTGGAGCGACAG CTGCCCACGCTGGGACGCGCTCCCCGCCGAGTGCCGAGACACCCTGCTGGTCAAAAAGGAGGATGGCGAGTTCTG GATGGGGCTGGAGGACTTCGTCCGATGCTTCAACACCGTCCAGGTCTGCTCGCTGAGCCCCGAGGTGCTGGGCCCGAGCCCAGCGGGGGGTGGCTGGCACATCCACACTTTCCAAGGCCGCTGGGTGCGGGGCTTCAACTCTGGCGGGAGCCAGCCTGGCAACG AGACCTTCTGGACCAACCCCCAGTTCCGACTGACGCTGCTGGAGCCCGATGAGGAAGAGGACGATGATGAGGAGGGGccctgggggggctggggggcggcaGGAGCGTGGGGCCCTGCGAGGGGTGGCCGCATCCCCAAGTGCACCGTCCTTCTGTCACTCATCCAGCGCAACCGCAGGCGCCTGAGGGCCCAGGGCCTCACTTACCTCACCGTGGGTTTCCACGTGTTCCAG ATCCCCGAGGAG CTGCTGGGCCTGTGGGACTCCCCGCGCAGCCGCGCGCTCCTGCCCGGCCTGCTGCGCGCCGACCGCTCGCCTTTCTGCGCCCGCCGCGACGTGAGCCGCCGCTGCCGCCTGCGCCCCGGCCACTACCTGGTGGTGCCCAGCGCCGCCCGCGCCGGCGACGAGGCCGACTTCACGCTGCGCGTCTTCTCCGAGCGCCGCCACACCGCCGT GGAGATCGATGACGTCATCAGCGCCGACCTGCACGCCCTCCTG gTCCCCTACGTTCCCCTGGAGCTGGGGCTGGAGCAGCTATTTCAGGAGCTGGCCGGAGAG GAGGAAGCACTCAGCGCCCCTCAGCTCCAGACCTTATTAAGCATCGCCCTGGAGCCTG CCAGGTCCCACGCCCGGACCCCTCGAGAGATTGGGCTCAGGACCTGTGAGCAGCTGCTGCGGTGTTTTGGG AACGGGCAAAGCCTCACCCTGTACCACTTCCAGCAGCTCTGGGGCCATCTCCTGGAGTGGCAG GCCACATTTGACAAGTTCGATGAGGACGCCTCTGGAACCATGAACTCGTACGAGCTGAGGCTGGCGCTGAATGCGGCAG GCTTCCACCTGAACAACCAGCTGACCCAGGCCCTCACCAGCCGCTACCGGGACAGCCGCCTGCAGGTGGACTTCGAGCGCTTCGTGTCGTGCGCAGCCCAGCTCACCTGCATCTTCC GCCACTGCAGCCGGCAGCTGGAGGGAGGCGAGGGCGTCGTCTGCCTGACCCGCAGACAG CACCTGCGGCCAGAGGCGAAGAGCCGCCGGGACCCCCTCCGCCTCTGCCCGGCACGCGGGGCCGGTGCTCTGGCGCGAAGCGGCGGTTCGGAGCGTCGCCGCGGGAGCCAGCCTGCCCGGAGCGGCTTCTGGCTCCAGTGCCCACCAGCCGGGCGATGCTGGCCACGCGGCTCCCTGCACCTCTCTGCGCTTTGCTCTCCCCATCCGGACGCGGGGATGGCGACGGCACCCTTCTCGCGCAGGCTACACGACTTAGCGCTCGGAGCCTGGCAAGAGTGGGTCCCCGGGTAG
- the CAPN12 gene encoding calpain-12 isoform X4 — protein MSRTDVCQGRLGNCWFLAAAASLTLYPRLLCRVVPPGQGFQGGYAGVFHFQLWQFGRWVDVVVDDRLPVRDGKLMFVRSDQRNEFWAPLLEKAYAKLHGSYEVMRGGHMNEAFVDFTGGVGEVLYLRRDTPGLFSALRHALAKESLVGATALSDRGEYRTEDGLVKGHAYSVTGTYKVSLGFTKVRLLRLRNPWGRVEWTGAWSDSCPRWDALPAECRDTLLVKKEDGEFWMGLEDFVRCFNTVQVCSLSPEVLGPSPAGGGWHIHTFQGRWVRGFNSGGSQPGNETFWTNPQFRLTLLEPDEEEDDDEEGPWGGWGAAGAWGPARGGRIPKCTVLLSLIQRNRRRLRAQGLTYLTVGFHVFQIPEELLGLWDSPRSRALLPGLLRADRSPFCARRDVSRRCRLRPGHYLVVPSAARAGDEADFTLRVFSERRHTAVEIDDVISADLHALLVPYVPLELGLEQLFQELAGEEEALSAPQLQTLLSIALEPARSHARTPREIGLRTCEQLLRCFGNGQSLTLYHFQQLWGHLLEWQATFDKFDEDASGTMNSYELRLALNAAGFHLNNQLTQALTSRYRDSRLQVDFERFVSCAAQLTCIFRHCSRQLEGGEGVVCLTRRQHLRPEAKSRRDPLRLCPARGAGALARSGGSERRRGSQPARSGFWLQCPPAGRCWPRGSLHLSALCSPHPDAGMATAPFSRRLHDLALGAWQEWVPG, from the exons ATGAGCCGAACAGACGTGTGTCAGGGGCGTCTAG GTAACTGCTGGTTTCTTGCGGCCGCTGCCTCCCTCACTCTGTATCCCCGGCTCCTGTGCCGGGTGGTGCCCCCTGGACAGGGGTTCCAAGGGGGCTATGCAGGTGTCTTCCACTTCCAG CTCTGGCAGTTTGGCCGCTGGGTGGACGTCGTGGTGGACGACAGGCTGCCGGTGCGTGACGGGAAGCTGATGTTCGTGCGCTCGGATCAGCGGAACGAGTTCTGGGCCCCGCTCCTGGAAAAGGCCTATGCCAA GCTCCACGGCTCCTATGAGGTGATGCGAGGCGGCCACATGAATGAGGCCTTCGTGGACTTCACAGGCGGCGTGGGCGAGGTACTCTACCTGAGGCGAGACACCCCAGGCCTCTTCTCCGCCCTGCGCCATGCCTTGGCCAAGGAGTCCCTCGTGGGCGCCACTGCCCTG AGTGATCGGGGCGAGTACCGCACCGAAGACGGGCTGGTGAAGGGACACGCGTATTCAGTCACGGGCACATACAAG GTGTCCCTGGGCTTCACCAAGGTGCGGCTGCTGCGGCTGCGGAACCCATGGGGCCGCGTGGAGTGGACCGGGGCCTGGAGCGACAG CTGCCCACGCTGGGACGCGCTCCCCGCCGAGTGCCGAGACACCCTGCTGGTCAAAAAGGAGGATGGCGAGTTCTG GATGGGGCTGGAGGACTTCGTCCGATGCTTCAACACCGTCCAGGTCTGCTCGCTGAGCCCCGAGGTGCTGGGCCCGAGCCCAGCGGGGGGTGGCTGGCACATCCACACTTTCCAAGGCCGCTGGGTGCGGGGCTTCAACTCTGGCGGGAGCCAGCCTGGCAACG AGACCTTCTGGACCAACCCCCAGTTCCGACTGACGCTGCTGGAGCCCGATGAGGAAGAGGACGATGATGAGGAGGGGccctgggggggctggggggcggcaGGAGCGTGGGGCCCTGCGAGGGGTGGCCGCATCCCCAAGTGCACCGTCCTTCTGTCACTCATCCAGCGCAACCGCAGGCGCCTGAGGGCCCAGGGCCTCACTTACCTCACCGTGGGTTTCCACGTGTTCCAG ATCCCCGAGGAG CTGCTGGGCCTGTGGGACTCCCCGCGCAGCCGCGCGCTCCTGCCCGGCCTGCTGCGCGCCGACCGCTCGCCTTTCTGCGCCCGCCGCGACGTGAGCCGCCGCTGCCGCCTGCGCCCCGGCCACTACCTGGTGGTGCCCAGCGCCGCCCGCGCCGGCGACGAGGCCGACTTCACGCTGCGCGTCTTCTCCGAGCGCCGCCACACCGCCGT GGAGATCGATGACGTCATCAGCGCCGACCTGCACGCCCTCCTG gTCCCCTACGTTCCCCTGGAGCTGGGGCTGGAGCAGCTATTTCAGGAGCTGGCCGGAGAG GAGGAAGCACTCAGCGCCCCTCAGCTCCAGACCTTATTAAGCATCGCCCTGGAGCCTG CCAGGTCCCACGCCCGGACCCCTCGAGAGATTGGGCTCAGGACCTGTGAGCAGCTGCTGCGGTGTTTTGGG AACGGGCAAAGCCTCACCCTGTACCACTTCCAGCAGCTCTGGGGCCATCTCCTGGAGTGGCAG GCCACATTTGACAAGTTCGATGAGGACGCCTCTGGAACCATGAACTCGTACGAGCTGAGGCTGGCGCTGAATGCGGCAG GCTTCCACCTGAACAACCAGCTGACCCAGGCCCTCACCAGCCGCTACCGGGACAGCCGCCTGCAGGTGGACTTCGAGCGCTTCGTGTCGTGCGCAGCCCAGCTCACCTGCATCTTCC GCCACTGCAGCCGGCAGCTGGAGGGAGGCGAGGGCGTCGTCTGCCTGACCCGCAGACAG CACCTGCGGCCAGAGGCGAAGAGCCGCCGGGACCCCCTCCGCCTCTGCCCGGCACGCGGGGCCGGTGCTCTGGCGCGAAGCGGCGGTTCGGAGCGTCGCCGCGGGAGCCAGCCTGCCCGGAGCGGCTTCTGGCTCCAGTGCCCACCAGCCGGGCGATGCTGGCCACGCGGCTCCCTGCACCTCTCTGCGCTTTGCTCTCCCCATCCGGACGCGGGGATGGCGACGGCACCCTTCTCGCGCAGGCTACACGACTTAGCGCTCGGAGCCTGGCAAGAGTGGGTCCCCGGGTAG
- the CAPN12 gene encoding calpain-12 isoform X3, protein MACGSRRVTIQLVDEEAGPGTRGPKPFRGQRYEAIRAACLDEGILFCDPYFPAGPDALGYDELGPDSEKAKGVEWLRPHEFCAEPQFICEDMSRTDVCQGRLGNCWFLAAAASLTLYPRLLCRVVPPGQGFQGGYAGVFHFQLWQFGRWVDVVVDDRLPVRDGKLMFVRSDQRNEFWAPLLEKAYAKLHGSYEVMRGGHMNEAFVDFTGGVGEVLYLRRDTPGLFSALRHALAKESLVGATALSDRGEYRTEDGLVKGHAYSVTGTYKVSLGFTKVRLLRLRNPWGRVEWTGAWSDSCPRWDALPAECRDTLLVKKEDGEFWMGLEDFVRCFNTVQVCSLSPEVLGPSPAGGGWHIHTFQGRWVRGFNSGGSQPGNETFWTNPQFRLTLLEPDEEEDDDEEGPWGGWGAAGAWGPARGGRIPKCTVLLSLIQRNRRRLRAQGLTYLTVGFHVFQIPEELLGLWDSPRSRALLPGLLRADRSPFCARRDVSRRCRLRPGHYLVVPSAARAGDEADFTLRVFSERRHTAVEIDDVISADLHALLVPYVPLELGLEQLFQELAGEEEALSAPQLQTLLSIALEPARSHARTPREIGLRTCEQLLRCFGNGQSLTLYHFQQLWGHLLEWQATFDKFDEDASGTMNSYELRLALNAAGFHLNNQLTQALTSRYRDSRLQVDFERFVSCAAQLTCIFRHCSRQLEGGEGVVCLTRRQWMEVAAFS, encoded by the exons ATGGCGTGTGGCAGCAGGAGGGTCACTATCCAGCTGGTGGACGAGGAGGCAGGGCCTGGAACCAGGGGCCCGAAGCCCTTTCGGGGCCAGAGATACGAGGCAATCCGAGCAGCCTGCCTGGATGAGGGAATCCTGTTCTGCGATCCTTACTTCCCTGCTGGCCCTGATGCCCTTGGCTACGATGAGCTGGGGCCGGACTCGGAGAAGGCCAAAGGGGTGGAATGGCTGAGGCCCCAT gAGTTTTGCGCCGAGCCCCAGTTCATCTGTGAGGATATGAGCCGAACAGACGTGTGTCAGGGGCGTCTAG GTAACTGCTGGTTTCTTGCGGCCGCTGCCTCCCTCACTCTGTATCCCCGGCTCCTGTGCCGGGTGGTGCCCCCTGGACAGGGGTTCCAAGGGGGCTATGCAGGTGTCTTCCACTTCCAG CTCTGGCAGTTTGGCCGCTGGGTGGACGTCGTGGTGGACGACAGGCTGCCGGTGCGTGACGGGAAGCTGATGTTCGTGCGCTCGGATCAGCGGAACGAGTTCTGGGCCCCGCTCCTGGAAAAGGCCTATGCCAA GCTCCACGGCTCCTATGAGGTGATGCGAGGCGGCCACATGAATGAGGCCTTCGTGGACTTCACAGGCGGCGTGGGCGAGGTACTCTACCTGAGGCGAGACACCCCAGGCCTCTTCTCCGCCCTGCGCCATGCCTTGGCCAAGGAGTCCCTCGTGGGCGCCACTGCCCTG AGTGATCGGGGCGAGTACCGCACCGAAGACGGGCTGGTGAAGGGACACGCGTATTCAGTCACGGGCACATACAAG GTGTCCCTGGGCTTCACCAAGGTGCGGCTGCTGCGGCTGCGGAACCCATGGGGCCGCGTGGAGTGGACCGGGGCCTGGAGCGACAG CTGCCCACGCTGGGACGCGCTCCCCGCCGAGTGCCGAGACACCCTGCTGGTCAAAAAGGAGGATGGCGAGTTCTG GATGGGGCTGGAGGACTTCGTCCGATGCTTCAACACCGTCCAGGTCTGCTCGCTGAGCCCCGAGGTGCTGGGCCCGAGCCCAGCGGGGGGTGGCTGGCACATCCACACTTTCCAAGGCCGCTGGGTGCGGGGCTTCAACTCTGGCGGGAGCCAGCCTGGCAACG AGACCTTCTGGACCAACCCCCAGTTCCGACTGACGCTGCTGGAGCCCGATGAGGAAGAGGACGATGATGAGGAGGGGccctgggggggctggggggcggcaGGAGCGTGGGGCCCTGCGAGGGGTGGCCGCATCCCCAAGTGCACCGTCCTTCTGTCACTCATCCAGCGCAACCGCAGGCGCCTGAGGGCCCAGGGCCTCACTTACCTCACCGTGGGTTTCCACGTGTTCCAG ATCCCCGAGGAG CTGCTGGGCCTGTGGGACTCCCCGCGCAGCCGCGCGCTCCTGCCCGGCCTGCTGCGCGCCGACCGCTCGCCTTTCTGCGCCCGCCGCGACGTGAGCCGCCGCTGCCGCCTGCGCCCCGGCCACTACCTGGTGGTGCCCAGCGCCGCCCGCGCCGGCGACGAGGCCGACTTCACGCTGCGCGTCTTCTCCGAGCGCCGCCACACCGCCGT GGAGATCGATGACGTCATCAGCGCCGACCTGCACGCCCTCCTG gTCCCCTACGTTCCCCTGGAGCTGGGGCTGGAGCAGCTATTTCAGGAGCTGGCCGGAGAG GAGGAAGCACTCAGCGCCCCTCAGCTCCAGACCTTATTAAGCATCGCCCTGGAGCCTG CCAGGTCCCACGCCCGGACCCCTCGAGAGATTGGGCTCAGGACCTGTGAGCAGCTGCTGCGGTGTTTTGGG AACGGGCAAAGCCTCACCCTGTACCACTTCCAGCAGCTCTGGGGCCATCTCCTGGAGTGGCAG GCCACATTTGACAAGTTCGATGAGGACGCCTCTGGAACCATGAACTCGTACGAGCTGAGGCTGGCGCTGAATGCGGCAG GCTTCCACCTGAACAACCAGCTGACCCAGGCCCTCACCAGCCGCTACCGGGACAGCCGCCTGCAGGTGGACTTCGAGCGCTTCGTGTCGTGCGCAGCCCAGCTCACCTGCATCTTCC GCCACTGCAGCCGGCAGCTGGAGGGAGGCGAGGGCGTCGTCTGCCTGACCCGCAGACAG TGGATGGAGGTGGCCGCCTTCTCCTAG
- the CAPN12 gene encoding calpain-12 isoform X6, which produces MFVRSDQRNEFWAPLLEKAYAKLHGSYEVMRGGHMNEAFVDFTGGVGEVLYLRRDTPGLFSALRHALAKESLVGATALSDRGEYRTEDGLVKGHAYSVTGTYKVSLGFTKVRLLRLRNPWGRVEWTGAWSDSCPRWDALPAECRDTLLVKKEDGEFWMGLEDFVRCFNTVQVCSLSPEVLGPSPAGGGWHIHTFQGRWVRGFNSGGSQPGNETFWTNPQFRLTLLEPDEEEDDDEEGPWGGWGAAGAWGPARGGRIPKCTVLLSLIQRNRRRLRAQGLTYLTVGFHVFQIPEELLGLWDSPRSRALLPGLLRADRSPFCARRDVSRRCRLRPGHYLVVPSAARAGDEADFTLRVFSERRHTAVEIDDVISADLHALLVPYVPLELGLEQLFQELAGEEEALSAPQLQTLLSIALEPARSHARTPREIGLRTCEQLLRCFGNGQSLTLYHFQQLWGHLLEWQATFDKFDEDASGTMNSYELRLALNAAGFHLNNQLTQALTSRYRDSRLQVDFERFVSCAAQLTCIFRHCSRQLEGGEGVVCLTRRQHLRPEAKSRRDPLRLCPARGAGALARSGGSERRRGSQPARSGFWLQCPPAGRCWPRGSLHLSALCSPHPDAGMATAPFSRRLHDLALGAWQEWVPG; this is translated from the exons ATGTTCGTGCGCTCGGATCAGCGGAACGAGTTCTGGGCCCCGCTCCTGGAAAAGGCCTATGCCAA GCTCCACGGCTCCTATGAGGTGATGCGAGGCGGCCACATGAATGAGGCCTTCGTGGACTTCACAGGCGGCGTGGGCGAGGTACTCTACCTGAGGCGAGACACCCCAGGCCTCTTCTCCGCCCTGCGCCATGCCTTGGCCAAGGAGTCCCTCGTGGGCGCCACTGCCCTG AGTGATCGGGGCGAGTACCGCACCGAAGACGGGCTGGTGAAGGGACACGCGTATTCAGTCACGGGCACATACAAG GTGTCCCTGGGCTTCACCAAGGTGCGGCTGCTGCGGCTGCGGAACCCATGGGGCCGCGTGGAGTGGACCGGGGCCTGGAGCGACAG CTGCCCACGCTGGGACGCGCTCCCCGCCGAGTGCCGAGACACCCTGCTGGTCAAAAAGGAGGATGGCGAGTTCTG GATGGGGCTGGAGGACTTCGTCCGATGCTTCAACACCGTCCAGGTCTGCTCGCTGAGCCCCGAGGTGCTGGGCCCGAGCCCAGCGGGGGGTGGCTGGCACATCCACACTTTCCAAGGCCGCTGGGTGCGGGGCTTCAACTCTGGCGGGAGCCAGCCTGGCAACG AGACCTTCTGGACCAACCCCCAGTTCCGACTGACGCTGCTGGAGCCCGATGAGGAAGAGGACGATGATGAGGAGGGGccctgggggggctggggggcggcaGGAGCGTGGGGCCCTGCGAGGGGTGGCCGCATCCCCAAGTGCACCGTCCTTCTGTCACTCATCCAGCGCAACCGCAGGCGCCTGAGGGCCCAGGGCCTCACTTACCTCACCGTGGGTTTCCACGTGTTCCAG ATCCCCGAGGAG CTGCTGGGCCTGTGGGACTCCCCGCGCAGCCGCGCGCTCCTGCCCGGCCTGCTGCGCGCCGACCGCTCGCCTTTCTGCGCCCGCCGCGACGTGAGCCGCCGCTGCCGCCTGCGCCCCGGCCACTACCTGGTGGTGCCCAGCGCCGCCCGCGCCGGCGACGAGGCCGACTTCACGCTGCGCGTCTTCTCCGAGCGCCGCCACACCGCCGT GGAGATCGATGACGTCATCAGCGCCGACCTGCACGCCCTCCTG gTCCCCTACGTTCCCCTGGAGCTGGGGCTGGAGCAGCTATTTCAGGAGCTGGCCGGAGAG GAGGAAGCACTCAGCGCCCCTCAGCTCCAGACCTTATTAAGCATCGCCCTGGAGCCTG CCAGGTCCCACGCCCGGACCCCTCGAGAGATTGGGCTCAGGACCTGTGAGCAGCTGCTGCGGTGTTTTGGG AACGGGCAAAGCCTCACCCTGTACCACTTCCAGCAGCTCTGGGGCCATCTCCTGGAGTGGCAG GCCACATTTGACAAGTTCGATGAGGACGCCTCTGGAACCATGAACTCGTACGAGCTGAGGCTGGCGCTGAATGCGGCAG GCTTCCACCTGAACAACCAGCTGACCCAGGCCCTCACCAGCCGCTACCGGGACAGCCGCCTGCAGGTGGACTTCGAGCGCTTCGTGTCGTGCGCAGCCCAGCTCACCTGCATCTTCC GCCACTGCAGCCGGCAGCTGGAGGGAGGCGAGGGCGTCGTCTGCCTGACCCGCAGACAG CACCTGCGGCCAGAGGCGAAGAGCCGCCGGGACCCCCTCCGCCTCTGCCCGGCACGCGGGGCCGGTGCTCTGGCGCGAAGCGGCGGTTCGGAGCGTCGCCGCGGGAGCCAGCCTGCCCGGAGCGGCTTCTGGCTCCAGTGCCCACCAGCCGGGCGATGCTGGCCACGCGGCTCCCTGCACCTCTCTGCGCTTTGCTCTCCCCATCCGGACGCGGGGATGGCGACGGCACCCTTCTCGCGCAGGCTACACGACTTAGCGCTCGGAGCCTGGCAAGAGTGGGTCCCCGGGTAG
- the CAPN12 gene encoding calpain-12 isoform X1: protein MACGSRRVTIQLVDEEAGPGTRGPKPFRGQRYEAIRAACLDEGILFCDPYFPAGPDALGYDELGPDSEKAKGVEWLRPHEFCAEPQFICEDMSRTDVCQGRLGNCWFLAAAASLTLYPRLLCRVVPPGQGFQGGYAGVFHFQLWQFGRWVDVVVDDRLPVRDGKLMFVRSDQRNEFWAPLLEKAYAKLHGSYEVMRGGHMNEAFVDFTGGVGEVLYLRRDTPGLFSALRHALAKESLVGATALSDRGEYRTEDGLVKGHAYSVTGTYKVSLGFTKVRLLRLRNPWGRVEWTGAWSDSCPRWDALPAECRDTLLVKKEDGEFWMGLEDFVRCFNTVQVCSLSPEVLGPSPAGGGWHIHTFQGRWVRGFNSGGSQPGNETFWTNPQFRLTLLEPDEEEDDDEEGPWGGWGAAGAWGPARGGRIPKCTVLLSLIQRNRRRLRAQGLTYLTVGFHVFQIPEELLGLWDSPRSRALLPGLLRADRSPFCARRDVSRRCRLRPGHYLVVPSAARAGDEADFTLRVFSERRHTAVEIDDVISADLHALLVPYVPLELGLEQLFQELAGEEEALSAPQLQTLLSIALEPARSHARTPREIGLRTCEQLLRCFGATFDKFDEDASGTMNSYELRLALNAAGFHLNNQLTQALTSRYRDSRLQVDFERFVSCAAQLTCIFRHCSRQLEGGEGVVCLTRRQHLRPEAKSRRDPLRLCPARGAGALARSGGSERRRGSQPARSGFWLQCPPAGRCWPRGSLHLSALCSPHPDAGMATAPFSRRLHDLALGAWQEWVPG from the exons ATGGCGTGTGGCAGCAGGAGGGTCACTATCCAGCTGGTGGACGAGGAGGCAGGGCCTGGAACCAGGGGCCCGAAGCCCTTTCGGGGCCAGAGATACGAGGCAATCCGAGCAGCCTGCCTGGATGAGGGAATCCTGTTCTGCGATCCTTACTTCCCTGCTGGCCCTGATGCCCTTGGCTACGATGAGCTGGGGCCGGACTCGGAGAAGGCCAAAGGGGTGGAATGGCTGAGGCCCCAT gAGTTTTGCGCCGAGCCCCAGTTCATCTGTGAGGATATGAGCCGAACAGACGTGTGTCAGGGGCGTCTAG GTAACTGCTGGTTTCTTGCGGCCGCTGCCTCCCTCACTCTGTATCCCCGGCTCCTGTGCCGGGTGGTGCCCCCTGGACAGGGGTTCCAAGGGGGCTATGCAGGTGTCTTCCACTTCCAG CTCTGGCAGTTTGGCCGCTGGGTGGACGTCGTGGTGGACGACAGGCTGCCGGTGCGTGACGGGAAGCTGATGTTCGTGCGCTCGGATCAGCGGAACGAGTTCTGGGCCCCGCTCCTGGAAAAGGCCTATGCCAA GCTCCACGGCTCCTATGAGGTGATGCGAGGCGGCCACATGAATGAGGCCTTCGTGGACTTCACAGGCGGCGTGGGCGAGGTACTCTACCTGAGGCGAGACACCCCAGGCCTCTTCTCCGCCCTGCGCCATGCCTTGGCCAAGGAGTCCCTCGTGGGCGCCACTGCCCTG AGTGATCGGGGCGAGTACCGCACCGAAGACGGGCTGGTGAAGGGACACGCGTATTCAGTCACGGGCACATACAAG GTGTCCCTGGGCTTCACCAAGGTGCGGCTGCTGCGGCTGCGGAACCCATGGGGCCGCGTGGAGTGGACCGGGGCCTGGAGCGACAG CTGCCCACGCTGGGACGCGCTCCCCGCCGAGTGCCGAGACACCCTGCTGGTCAAAAAGGAGGATGGCGAGTTCTG GATGGGGCTGGAGGACTTCGTCCGATGCTTCAACACCGTCCAGGTCTGCTCGCTGAGCCCCGAGGTGCTGGGCCCGAGCCCAGCGGGGGGTGGCTGGCACATCCACACTTTCCAAGGCCGCTGGGTGCGGGGCTTCAACTCTGGCGGGAGCCAGCCTGGCAACG AGACCTTCTGGACCAACCCCCAGTTCCGACTGACGCTGCTGGAGCCCGATGAGGAAGAGGACGATGATGAGGAGGGGccctgggggggctggggggcggcaGGAGCGTGGGGCCCTGCGAGGGGTGGCCGCATCCCCAAGTGCACCGTCCTTCTGTCACTCATCCAGCGCAACCGCAGGCGCCTGAGGGCCCAGGGCCTCACTTACCTCACCGTGGGTTTCCACGTGTTCCAG ATCCCCGAGGAG CTGCTGGGCCTGTGGGACTCCCCGCGCAGCCGCGCGCTCCTGCCCGGCCTGCTGCGCGCCGACCGCTCGCCTTTCTGCGCCCGCCGCGACGTGAGCCGCCGCTGCCGCCTGCGCCCCGGCCACTACCTGGTGGTGCCCAGCGCCGCCCGCGCCGGCGACGAGGCCGACTTCACGCTGCGCGTCTTCTCCGAGCGCCGCCACACCGCCGT GGAGATCGATGACGTCATCAGCGCCGACCTGCACGCCCTCCTG gTCCCCTACGTTCCCCTGGAGCTGGGGCTGGAGCAGCTATTTCAGGAGCTGGCCGGAGAG GAGGAAGCACTCAGCGCCCCTCAGCTCCAGACCTTATTAAGCATCGCCCTGGAGCCTG CCAGGTCCCACGCCCGGACCCCTCGAGAGATTGGGCTCAGGACCTGTGAGCAGCTGCTGCGGTGTTTTGGG GCCACATTTGACAAGTTCGATGAGGACGCCTCTGGAACCATGAACTCGTACGAGCTGAGGCTGGCGCTGAATGCGGCAG GCTTCCACCTGAACAACCAGCTGACCCAGGCCCTCACCAGCCGCTACCGGGACAGCCGCCTGCAGGTGGACTTCGAGCGCTTCGTGTCGTGCGCAGCCCAGCTCACCTGCATCTTCC GCCACTGCAGCCGGCAGCTGGAGGGAGGCGAGGGCGTCGTCTGCCTGACCCGCAGACAG CACCTGCGGCCAGAGGCGAAGAGCCGCCGGGACCCCCTCCGCCTCTGCCCGGCACGCGGGGCCGGTGCTCTGGCGCGAAGCGGCGGTTCGGAGCGTCGCCGCGGGAGCCAGCCTGCCCGGAGCGGCTTCTGGCTCCAGTGCCCACCAGCCGGGCGATGCTGGCCACGCGGCTCCCTGCACCTCTCTGCGCTTTGCTCTCCCCATCCGGACGCGGGGATGGCGACGGCACCCTTCTCGCGCAGGCTACACGACTTAGCGCTCGGAGCCTGGCAAGAGTGGGTCCCCGGGTAG